A genomic segment from Polyangium mundeleinium encodes:
- a CDS encoding NifU family protein, translated as MPANIDQMLKVCREVIAPLVRADQGELYLVAVEPDQITLHLAGMCAGCPGANLTTKGVIEPAVHAVAPSARVVVTSGIRIPEGASLVT; from the coding sequence ATGCCTGCGAACATCGACCAGATGCTCAAGGTTTGCCGTGAGGTGATCGCTCCGCTCGTGCGCGCGGATCAAGGCGAACTCTACCTCGTGGCGGTGGAGCCCGATCAGATCACGCTCCACCTTGCTGGGATGTGCGCGGGTTGCCCCGGCGCGAACCTCACCACGAAGGGCGTCATCGAGCCGGCCGTGCACGCGGTCGCGCCTTCGGCGCGGGTCGTCGTGACGAGCGGCATCCGCATCCCCGAAGGCGCGTCGCTCGTCACCTGA
- a CDS encoding YkvA family protein, which produces MKKTTDLRPQKLEGKKVSGKARGLALVPLLRDAPAAWRLLRDREAALWAKALVVLSVVYCVWPLDLVPDAVPFITWIDDVGVVLLFRVILHRQLGRYHEPRSEIVEDVRGPRSGADVRVA; this is translated from the coding sequence GTGAAAAAAACCACCGACCTGCGCCCGCAGAAGCTCGAAGGCAAGAAGGTCTCCGGAAAGGCTCGCGGGCTCGCGCTCGTGCCGCTCCTCCGGGATGCGCCAGCGGCTTGGCGGCTGCTCCGCGACCGGGAAGCCGCGCTCTGGGCCAAGGCGCTCGTCGTTCTGTCGGTGGTTTACTGCGTCTGGCCGCTGGATCTCGTGCCCGACGCCGTACCTTTCATCACCTGGATCGACGACGTGGGCGTGGTGCTCCTCTTCCGGGTGATCCTCCACCGTCAACTCGGCCGGTACCACGAGCCCCGATCGGAAATCGTGGAGGACGTGCGTGGGCCTCGATCCGGAGCCGATGTCCGCGTAGCCTGA
- a CDS encoding DUF3829 domain-containing protein encodes MIRLRSFLPFVLALAPLTVGCKKEEPPAPAPEAKPSAAMLPSGKGKLPLRTPIAPIPKFDPQAMKNYRLEVCYFGTLTLRQARDAYLGSLGKDEPSEKKIPSFGIPGASLPPAPPTLVPPKPGGSAAPSAGPVASAAPRASAAPGNSAFAGRKMADMGMRAPHERNARACTVAADLKEPAMPDVDAALMTFAPFSLELSRNIAAASVYYQREEYTKDKFERGKELHKKLVADFAKLDENADKLGSAIAAWHKEHPVDAAKLDEGERLVLTAYDRARGLVLSVLAKKIDTAAFKEGVAALAKDIEAIKTFGTNNPNDPWARITVPPLSAFQKAAEEAQAKISDKGIEPDGFLPLVNGFTSVIEAKHRALSRALTAKGEVVEPKAGPPTRRIPTPGQQVEHPDDHAGHAH; translated from the coding sequence ATGATCCGGCTGCGGTCTTTCCTTCCGTTCGTGCTCGCGCTCGCTCCCCTGACCGTAGGCTGCAAGAAGGAGGAGCCGCCCGCGCCCGCGCCGGAGGCGAAGCCCTCTGCGGCGATGCTGCCGAGCGGGAAGGGCAAGCTGCCGCTGCGCACGCCGATCGCCCCCATCCCGAAGTTCGACCCGCAGGCGATGAAGAACTACCGCCTCGAGGTTTGTTACTTCGGTACGCTCACTCTGCGTCAAGCGCGTGACGCGTACCTCGGGAGCCTCGGCAAGGACGAGCCGAGCGAGAAGAAGATCCCGAGCTTCGGCATCCCCGGGGCGTCGCTGCCGCCGGCTCCGCCCACGCTCGTGCCGCCGAAGCCCGGTGGCTCCGCTGCGCCCTCCGCGGGCCCCGTCGCCTCCGCGGCACCACGCGCTTCCGCCGCGCCTGGCAACAGCGCGTTCGCAGGCCGCAAGATGGCCGACATGGGCATGCGCGCTCCGCACGAGCGCAACGCGCGGGCGTGCACCGTCGCCGCCGATCTCAAGGAGCCGGCGATGCCCGACGTCGACGCGGCGCTCATGACGTTCGCCCCGTTCTCGCTGGAGCTCAGCCGCAACATCGCCGCGGCCAGCGTGTACTACCAGCGCGAGGAGTACACGAAGGACAAGTTCGAGCGCGGCAAGGAGCTGCACAAGAAGCTCGTCGCCGACTTTGCCAAGCTCGACGAGAACGCCGACAAACTCGGCAGCGCGATCGCCGCGTGGCACAAGGAGCACCCGGTCGACGCGGCGAAGCTCGACGAGGGCGAGCGGCTCGTGCTCACGGCCTACGACAGGGCGCGCGGGCTCGTCCTGTCGGTGCTCGCGAAGAAGATCGACACGGCGGCCTTCAAGGAGGGCGTCGCGGCGCTCGCGAAGGACATCGAGGCCATCAAGACGTTCGGCACGAACAACCCGAACGATCCCTGGGCGAGGATCACCGTGCCGCCCTTGAGCGCGTTCCAGAAGGCCGCGGAAGAGGCCCAGGCGAAGATCAGCGACAAGGGGATCGAGCCCGACGGCTTCCTCCCGCTGGTCAACGGGTTCACCTCCGTGATCGAGGCGAAGCACCGCGCCCTCTCGCGCGCGCTCACTGCGAAGGGCGAGGTCGTCGAGCCGAAGGCGGGGCCGCCCACGCGGCGGATCCCGACGCCGGGGCAGCAGGTCGAGCACCCCGACGATCACGCCGGTCACGCGCATTAG
- a CDS encoding shikimate kinase, which yields MAARKKPDAGADEPEGVGSPLLRVLGERVRERRRAAGLTLRDLGVASGVSERFLVLVEGGKANVSVVRLDAIARALDTSASALLADAPTEAPRAAVKGPLVALLGLRGAGKTTLGSRAAARIGLPFVELDSLVVTRTGMSLTEIFEMHGTAYFRRLEREELTRLVTRGDRGIVATSGSLVTDHETFELLCREAVTVWLRARPEDHFQRVIDQGDARPMASRPAAMEELRAILRARRALYERAAHIIDTSALGLERAIDRLVKIVNTASRGRLPAPPVG from the coding sequence GTGGCCGCCCGAAAGAAGCCCGACGCGGGCGCAGACGAACCGGAAGGCGTGGGCTCGCCGCTCCTGCGGGTGCTCGGCGAGCGGGTGCGCGAGCGGCGGCGCGCGGCGGGTTTGACGCTCCGGGATCTCGGGGTCGCGTCGGGCGTGAGCGAGCGGTTTCTGGTGCTCGTCGAGGGCGGCAAGGCGAACGTGTCCGTGGTTCGTCTCGACGCGATCGCGCGCGCGCTCGACACGTCGGCGTCGGCGCTGCTCGCAGACGCGCCCACGGAGGCGCCGCGCGCAGCCGTGAAGGGCCCGCTCGTGGCGCTGCTCGGCCTGCGCGGGGCGGGAAAAACCACGCTGGGGAGCCGCGCGGCGGCCCGGATCGGGTTGCCCTTCGTGGAGCTCGACAGCCTCGTCGTGACGCGGACCGGCATGAGTCTCACTGAAATCTTCGAGATGCACGGCACGGCCTACTTCCGCAGGCTCGAACGCGAGGAGCTCACGCGGCTCGTCACGCGTGGCGATCGTGGGATCGTCGCGACGAGCGGCAGCCTCGTGACCGATCACGAGACGTTCGAACTTCTCTGTCGCGAGGCCGTGACCGTGTGGCTGCGCGCGCGTCCCGAGGATCACTTCCAGCGCGTGATCGACCAAGGCGACGCGCGGCCGATGGCGAGCCGGCCGGCGGCGATGGAGGAGCTTCGCGCGATCCTGCGCGCGCGACGTGCCCTCTACGAGCGCGCGGCCCACATCATCGACACGTCGGCGCTTGGCCTCGAACGTGCGATCGACCGGCTTGTGAAGATCGTCAACACGGCGAGCCGTGGTAGGCTGCCGGCACCGCCGGTCGGTTGA
- the map gene encoding type I methionyl aminopeptidase, with product MSNVSIKTLKEVEGMRAACQMAAETLLDVGEMLRPGITTEDINRFVHDDTVRRGGWPAPLNYHGFPKSVCTSVNEVVCHGIPGARVLEPGDIINVDVTTIYNGFYGDTSATFYVGKPSSAAKHVTEVSRRSLDLAIAQVREGARLGDIGAAIQEFAEGEGCSVVRAFVGHGIGRVFHEAPQVSHVGKRGTGMRLRAGMCFTIEPMINLGHHDVEVLADKWTAVTADGSLSAQFEHTLVVTKNGCEVLTRRSRQLSNSEIFGDVFSVAAAATTR from the coding sequence GTGAGCAACGTCAGCATCAAAACGTTGAAGGAAGTGGAAGGGATGCGGGCCGCGTGCCAGATGGCCGCGGAGACGCTGCTCGATGTCGGGGAGATGCTCCGCCCGGGGATCACCACCGAGGACATCAACCGTTTCGTCCACGACGACACGGTTCGGCGGGGCGGCTGGCCCGCGCCGCTGAACTACCACGGCTTCCCGAAGAGCGTGTGCACCTCGGTGAACGAGGTCGTCTGCCACGGGATCCCGGGGGCGCGGGTCCTCGAGCCGGGCGACATCATCAACGTCGACGTGACTACGATCTACAACGGGTTTTACGGCGACACGTCGGCGACCTTCTACGTGGGCAAACCTTCGTCCGCGGCCAAGCACGTGACCGAGGTGTCGCGGCGCTCGCTCGATCTCGCGATCGCGCAGGTGCGTGAGGGCGCGCGGCTCGGGGACATCGGCGCGGCGATCCAGGAGTTCGCCGAGGGCGAGGGCTGCTCGGTGGTGCGCGCGTTCGTCGGACACGGCATCGGCCGGGTGTTCCACGAGGCGCCGCAGGTGTCGCACGTCGGCAAGCGCGGGACGGGGATGCGCTTGCGCGCCGGGATGTGCTTCACGATCGAGCCGATGATCAACCTCGGCCACCACGACGTGGAGGTCCTCGCGGACAAGTGGACGGCCGTCACCGCGGATGGCTCGCTCTCCGCGCAGTTCGAGCACACGCTCGTCGTGACGAAGAACGGCTGCGAGGTGCTGACGCGCCGGAGCAGGCAGCTCTCGAACAGCGAGATCTTCGGGGACGTGTTTTCGGTCGCCGCCGCGGCCACGACGCGCTAA
- the recN gene encoding DNA repair protein RecN encodes MLVALRVKNFVLMDSLELRLEPGFNVLTGETGAGKSIVVGALSLVLGGRGNAEQVRPGADEAEVEALFDVTGSEQLATALDAAGVSSGGELVIRRVVQQNGRSRAYLNGRLCTAGELQALASELCDVASQHESVALTDPSTHLGYLDRFGRLSTTREALAAEVEKLEKVVAEIREVREAERGRVEREAFLGFQLQGIDTVSPRPGELEELAAERQRLRHAGRLRELTEHAAARLDQGEHAICDELAKLSKDLRAAADLDPSLEATANTLDGLFSELREIAREVDRYAERAEANPSRLSEIEDRMYRLEGLLRQHGPTIDDVIAARSRIATELEGLGNVETKLEALEHERDRLLRVAGERARQLSQKRREAGEKLGASIGGELADLGMGGARVIVDVAPLSGERSELVIDGARLGRDGIDRVEFLIAPNKGIEPRPLRKIASGGELSRALLALKRTLAESGPAGLYVFDEVDAGVGGAVADKIGRAIADVARHHQVLCITHLATIAAFADAHFVVSKQVDGPITKSTVKRVEGKERVAEVARMLAGAKVGPSALKAASEMLDEVKARSVAAAASPKRGAKGRAS; translated from the coding sequence GTGCTGGTCGCCCTCCGCGTCAAGAACTTCGTCCTCATGGATTCGCTCGAGCTCCGCCTCGAGCCCGGCTTCAACGTGCTCACCGGCGAGACCGGCGCGGGCAAGTCGATCGTCGTCGGCGCACTCTCGCTGGTGCTCGGCGGCCGCGGCAACGCCGAACAGGTGCGGCCCGGCGCCGACGAGGCCGAGGTCGAGGCGCTCTTCGACGTGACAGGCAGCGAGCAGCTCGCGACGGCGCTCGACGCAGCCGGCGTGTCCTCCGGCGGCGAGCTCGTCATCCGCCGCGTGGTGCAGCAAAACGGCCGCTCGCGCGCGTACCTGAACGGGCGTCTCTGCACCGCGGGCGAGCTGCAAGCGCTCGCGTCGGAGCTCTGCGACGTCGCCTCGCAACACGAGAGCGTCGCGTTGACCGATCCCTCGACGCACCTCGGTTACCTCGATCGTTTCGGCCGTCTCTCGACCACACGCGAGGCGCTCGCCGCAGAGGTCGAGAAGCTTGAAAAGGTCGTCGCCGAGATCCGCGAGGTGCGCGAGGCCGAGCGCGGCCGCGTCGAGCGCGAAGCATTCCTCGGCTTCCAGCTCCAGGGCATCGACACCGTGTCCCCGCGGCCCGGGGAGCTCGAAGAACTCGCGGCCGAGCGCCAGCGGCTCCGCCACGCCGGCCGGCTCCGCGAGCTGACCGAGCACGCGGCCGCGCGGCTCGATCAAGGCGAGCACGCGATCTGCGACGAGCTCGCGAAGCTCTCGAAGGATCTCCGCGCCGCCGCGGATCTCGATCCATCCCTCGAAGCAACAGCGAACACACTCGATGGTTTGTTCTCCGAGCTTCGAGAGATCGCCCGCGAGGTCGATCGGTACGCCGAGCGCGCCGAGGCAAACCCATCGCGGCTCTCGGAAATCGAGGACCGCATGTACCGGCTCGAAGGCCTCCTCCGGCAACACGGGCCCACGATCGACGACGTGATCGCGGCGCGGTCGCGCATCGCGACGGAGCTCGAAGGGCTCGGCAACGTGGAGACGAAGCTCGAAGCACTGGAGCACGAGCGCGACCGGCTGCTGCGCGTGGCGGGAGAGCGCGCGCGGCAGCTCTCACAGAAGCGCCGCGAAGCCGGCGAGAAGCTCGGCGCATCCATCGGCGGAGAGCTTGCCGATCTCGGGATGGGCGGCGCGCGCGTGATCGTGGACGTCGCGCCGCTCTCAGGCGAGAGGTCCGAGCTCGTCATCGACGGCGCGCGGCTCGGCCGCGACGGCATCGACCGAGTCGAGTTCCTCATCGCGCCAAACAAAGGCATCGAGCCGCGCCCGCTGCGCAAGATCGCCTCGGGCGGCGAGCTCTCGCGCGCGCTGCTCGCGCTCAAGCGCACGCTCGCAGAGTCAGGGCCGGCAGGGCTCTACGTGTTCGACGAGGTGGACGCCGGCGTCGGCGGCGCAGTAGCGGACAAGATCGGCCGCGCGATCGCGGACGTAGCGCGCCACCATCAGGTCCTCTGCATCACGCACCTCGCCACGATCGCAGCCTTCGCAGACGCACATTTCGTGGTGTCGAAGCAGGTCGACGGGCCCATCACGAAGAGCACCGTCAAGCGCGTCGAGGGCAAAGAGCGAGTCGCCGAAGTCGCACGCATGCTGGCAGGCGCGAAGGTCGGTCCGAGCGCACTGAAGGCAGCCTCCGAGATGTTGGACGAGGTGAAGGCGCGTTCGGTGGCCGCCGCTGCGAGCCCGAAGCGCGGCGCGAAGGGTCGCGCTTCGTGA
- the glgA gene encoding glycogen synthase GlgA: MPRLRILNVVSECVPFAKTGGLADVAGALPIALAARGHDVRTVMPRYRIAKKHPAKRLPISLGVPVGGSEAWGAVWEARLGESTSRVYLLEHDELYDRSGIYNDSNGDYRDNLARFTFLSRGALRLASVLGFIPDVVHVHDWPTCLVPVYMKTLDARSPLGGAASILTIHNMGYQGWFDKNELYQTGLGWDVFHHRALESYDRLNLLKGGINFSTMLSTVSPRYAQEIQTSEGGHGLEGDLRARGGDVIGILNGIDDEIWNPATDKHLPAHFDADDLQGKAFCKAELQREMGLPVRPDVPIIGLISRLVHQKGIDIFAGALGTLLQRDVQVVVLGSGESWAEDLFTRLSHSTDRFRAHIGMNDALAHRIEAGSDLFVMPSRYEPCGLNQLYSQRYGTLPIVRAVGGLDDTVEHMATGFKFLDLSADVLADTVLEAAWIYREHPEHFRSMQRRAMKKPFGWDYASRQYEAMYRLAISRHRGER, from the coding sequence ATGCCCCGCCTCCGCATCCTCAACGTCGTCTCCGAGTGCGTCCCTTTCGCCAAGACGGGAGGCCTGGCGGACGTAGCCGGCGCGCTCCCCATCGCCCTCGCGGCGCGAGGCCACGACGTACGCACCGTCATGCCGCGCTACCGCATCGCGAAGAAACACCCGGCCAAACGGCTGCCGATCTCGCTCGGCGTGCCCGTCGGCGGCAGTGAGGCGTGGGGCGCGGTGTGGGAGGCGCGGCTCGGCGAGAGCACGTCGCGCGTCTACCTGCTCGAGCACGACGAGCTCTACGATCGCAGCGGCATCTACAACGATTCGAACGGGGATTACCGCGACAACCTCGCGCGCTTCACGTTCCTCTCGCGCGGGGCGCTTCGTCTCGCGAGCGTGCTCGGGTTCATCCCCGACGTCGTGCACGTGCACGACTGGCCGACGTGCCTCGTGCCTGTGTACATGAAGACCCTCGACGCCCGTTCGCCGCTCGGCGGGGCCGCGTCGATCCTGACGATCCACAACATGGGTTATCAGGGCTGGTTCGACAAAAACGAACTCTACCAGACCGGCCTCGGCTGGGACGTCTTCCACCACCGCGCGCTCGAGTCCTACGATCGGCTGAACCTGCTGAAAGGCGGCATCAACTTCTCGACGATGCTCTCGACGGTGTCGCCGCGGTACGCGCAGGAGATCCAGACGAGCGAGGGAGGGCACGGGCTCGAAGGCGACTTGCGCGCGCGCGGCGGTGATGTGATCGGCATCCTGAACGGGATCGACGACGAGATCTGGAACCCCGCGACGGACAAACACCTCCCCGCGCATTTCGACGCCGACGATCTGCAAGGCAAGGCCTTCTGCAAGGCCGAGCTGCAGCGCGAGATGGGGCTCCCGGTTCGCCCCGACGTACCGATCATCGGCCTCATCAGCCGGCTCGTGCACCAGAAGGGCATCGACATCTTCGCGGGCGCGCTCGGGACGCTGCTCCAGCGAGACGTGCAGGTCGTGGTGCTCGGATCGGGCGAGAGCTGGGCGGAGGATCTTTTCACGCGGCTCAGCCACTCGACGGATCGATTCCGCGCGCACATCGGTATGAACGACGCGCTCGCGCACCGCATCGAGGCGGGCTCGGATCTCTTCGTGATGCCCTCGCGCTACGAGCCTTGCGGGCTGAACCAGCTCTACAGCCAGCGGTACGGTACGCTGCCCATCGTGCGCGCGGTGGGCGGGCTCGACGATACGGTCGAGCACATGGCGACGGGCTTCAAGTTCCTGGATCTCTCGGCCGACGTGCTTGCCGACACGGTGCTCGAAGCGGCGTGGATCTACCGCGAGCACCCCGAGCACTTCCGCTCGATGCAGAGGCGGGCGATGAAAAAGCCGTTTGGCTGGGATTACGCGAGCCGCCAGTACGAGGCGATGTACCGGCTCGCCATCTCACGGCATCGCGGAGAACGCTGA
- a CDS encoding FAD-dependent thymidylate synthase, whose protein sequence is MPLDEAARGRIAPYVSSLTDDVFALSGLPEEVIAVLFAYYSRSRDDLRTNLARLLTDQELDVGEGVTTRPSFGLATEKARAFHEKWVVGYGHASVAEHAVVHLAIENVSIVASKVIEDLRLGSYTEKSTRYVVFDRNSFVDLPELEGSLGQTYRASAERLFTTYVDLMARVMDALRVRVLRPPGASEAAHAAAIRAHACDLLRGLLPAGTRTNLGLTANARALEALLTKMLSHPLAEVRNVATSMHVAARTVTPTLVKYAGRSEHRSAQRGDVGDKLRSIYDPGPWDASATNVVGQPVRLVRHDKDALERIVLALAYESSEPNVHARGLTEAMRHATSRELEDVVRASVARRGAHDPVPRGFEATTMTFELMLDYGAYRDLQRHRMLLPATQRLTCRLGFETPAELAELELDRAYTDAMVAACDAWEELESKHPQEAQYAVPLGFRIRTLWTLNLRELFHVVELRSARQGHASYRRIAQGLFRAAIAVHPWLEGLVRVDLGDYSLSRA, encoded by the coding sequence ATGCCCCTCGACGAAGCTGCGCGCGGCCGGATCGCGCCGTACGTATCTAGCCTGACCGACGACGTCTTCGCGCTCTCGGGTTTGCCCGAGGAGGTGATCGCCGTCCTCTTTGCCTACTACTCGCGCAGCCGCGACGATCTGCGAACGAACCTGGCGCGCTTGCTCACCGACCAGGAGCTCGACGTCGGGGAAGGCGTGACGACGCGCCCCTCGTTCGGGCTCGCGACGGAGAAGGCGCGCGCGTTCCACGAAAAATGGGTCGTTGGCTACGGACACGCGTCGGTCGCGGAGCACGCGGTCGTGCACCTCGCGATCGAGAACGTGAGCATCGTGGCCTCGAAGGTGATCGAGGACCTCCGGCTCGGCTCGTACACCGAGAAGAGCACGCGCTACGTCGTCTTCGATCGGAACAGTTTCGTCGACCTGCCCGAGCTCGAAGGGTCGCTCGGACAGACGTACCGGGCCAGCGCGGAGCGGCTCTTCACGACGTACGTCGATCTCATGGCGCGCGTGATGGATGCGCTTCGCGTGCGCGTGCTCCGGCCGCCGGGCGCGTCGGAGGCGGCGCACGCGGCGGCGATCCGCGCGCATGCTTGTGATCTTCTGCGCGGGCTCTTACCGGCTGGCACGCGGACGAACCTCGGCCTCACTGCGAATGCGCGCGCGCTCGAAGCGCTGCTCACGAAGATGCTCTCGCATCCGCTCGCGGAGGTCCGCAACGTCGCGACGTCCATGCATGTGGCTGCGCGCACCGTCACGCCGACCCTGGTCAAGTACGCGGGGCGGAGCGAGCATCGGTCCGCGCAGCGCGGCGACGTGGGGGACAAGCTGCGATCGATCTACGATCCCGGTCCCTGGGACGCGAGTGCGACGAATGTTGTCGGGCAACCGGTGCGGCTCGTGCGGCACGACAAGGACGCGCTGGAGCGGATCGTGCTCGCGCTCGCGTACGAGAGCAGCGAGCCGAACGTGCACGCGCGTGGCCTCACGGAGGCGATGCGGCATGCGACGTCGCGCGAGCTCGAAGACGTCGTTCGCGCGTCGGTCGCGCGGCGTGGCGCGCACGATCCCGTGCCGCGTGGCTTCGAGGCGACGACGATGACGTTCGAGTTGATGCTCGATTACGGCGCGTACCGCGATCTGCAGCGGCACCGCATGCTCCTGCCGGCGACGCAGCGGCTCACGTGCCGGCTCGGTTTCGAGACGCCCGCGGAGCTCGCGGAGCTCGAGCTCGATCGGGCGTACACTGACGCGATGGTCGCGGCGTGCGATGCGTGGGAGGAGCTCGAGAGCAAACACCCGCAGGAAGCGCAGTACGCGGTGCCGCTCGGATTCCGCATCCGCACGCTCTGGACGCTCAACCTGCGCGAGCTCTTTCACGTGGTCGAGCTGCGATCGGCGCGGCAAGGGCACGCGAGCTATCGGCGCATCGCGCAGGGGCTCTTCCGCGCGGCGATTGCGGTGCACCCCTGGCTCGAAGGTCTCGTCCGCGTCGATCTCGGCGACTACTCATTGTCCCGTGCCTGA
- a CDS encoding cobalamin ABC transporter substrate-binding protein, translating to MAQLLTRTARRARAVAFGAALGGLVSGCGAAGVQGDPNVVVHPRWLGHDRELFDDVVDAGALGLGADVSNAQKDPLLKERARGSELVSRVRVSTVTVESLDQVRTYHLVLQVVPPAFGTPAFEQTAFELVIGPAAPSYGVAQAFDMRLRGASFIGFLRRFAGEGDEPSRLHWHLSPDTAEVAAAVTDALALAELSGS from the coding sequence ATGGCGCAGCTCTTGACGCGGACGGCCAGGCGGGCCAGGGCGGTCGCGTTCGGCGCGGCCCTCGGGGGGCTCGTGTCCGGGTGCGGGGCTGCGGGCGTCCAGGGCGACCCGAACGTCGTCGTGCATCCGCGTTGGCTCGGGCACGACCGGGAGCTCTTCGACGACGTCGTCGATGCGGGCGCCCTCGGCCTCGGCGCAGATGTTTCGAACGCGCAGAAGGATCCGCTCCTGAAAGAGCGGGCACGTGGCTCGGAGCTGGTCTCGCGGGTGCGGGTGAGCACGGTGACGGTCGAATCGCTCGATCAGGTCCGCACCTACCACCTCGTCCTTCAGGTCGTCCCGCCGGCCTTTGGCACGCCGGCGTTCGAGCAGACGGCCTTCGAGCTCGTCATTGGGCCCGCCGCCCCGTCCTACGGGGTCGCGCAGGCGTTCGACATGCGCCTGCGTGGCGCGTCGTTCATCGGCTTTCTCCGTCGCTTTGCGGGCGAGGGAGACGAGCCGAGCAGGCTTCACTGGCACCTGTCGCCGGACACCGCCGAGGTGGCGGCTGCCGTGACGGATGCCCTCGCCCTCGCGGAGCTGTCCGGATCGTGA
- a CDS encoding M28 family peptidase: protein MASEPPPAPPARDPAANARHKPRSRRRRIATLVVLALALLLVLDQVGVRELSGRDFPQTDPLSPVLRAHVEALAAPAWAGRIPGSEGNAAAARYLADALAAAGVKPFPSLGSYLAPLAAPTSPLGHNVLGWIPPEGPGEPRGTVVLGAHFDHLGRTDEGLLLGADDNAAAVAVLLGALPSLLAQHPRPYGIAVAFFNTEESPYFGTPRQGSQRFVAALPKEIGGLTSVRLAVVLDLIGGVVWRRTADAIYACGAEKTLGLPAIVDDVREPGLDVRRLGIHAVENIPGYAPQPFSDYDVFRDHGVPFLFLSSGRTPRYHRASDLPDTLFYDRMARTSRWIASLVAALDAAPPALSFDPRGEDLAADRDTLRFAFDAAAKPWSSIPGTSPITAARILGDRSRLEAMAEPGHVWTSEDARAIERASFRLQCLLYRYPVCFTL from the coding sequence GTGGCGAGCGAGCCCCCGCCCGCGCCTCCGGCCCGTGACCCCGCGGCAAACGCGCGACACAAGCCTCGCTCGCGTCGTCGCCGGATCGCCACCCTCGTCGTCCTCGCGCTCGCGCTCCTCCTCGTCCTCGATCAGGTCGGCGTGCGCGAGCTCTCGGGCCGCGATTTCCCGCAGACCGACCCGCTCTCGCCCGTGCTGCGCGCGCACGTCGAGGCGCTCGCCGCGCCCGCGTGGGCCGGCCGGATCCCCGGCAGCGAGGGCAACGCCGCGGCGGCGCGCTACCTCGCCGACGCGCTCGCTGCGGCCGGCGTAAAACCTTTCCCTTCGCTCGGCAGTTACCTCGCGCCGCTCGCCGCGCCGACCTCGCCGCTCGGGCACAACGTGCTCGGATGGATCCCGCCCGAAGGCCCAGGCGAGCCGCGCGGCACCGTCGTCCTCGGCGCGCACTTCGATCACCTCGGCAGGACCGACGAGGGCCTCCTCCTCGGCGCCGACGACAACGCTGCGGCCGTCGCCGTCCTCCTCGGCGCGCTTCCCTCGCTCCTCGCGCAGCATCCACGCCCGTACGGCATCGCCGTCGCCTTCTTCAACACCGAAGAGTCGCCCTACTTCGGCACGCCGCGCCAGGGCTCGCAACGCTTCGTCGCCGCGCTCCCCAAGGAGATCGGCGGCCTCACCTCGGTCCGCCTCGCCGTCGTCCTCGACCTCATCGGCGGCGTCGTCTGGCGCCGCACCGCGGACGCCATCTACGCATGTGGCGCCGAGAAGACCCTCGGCCTTCCGGCGATCGTCGACGACGTCCGCGAGCCTGGCCTCGACGTGCGCCGCCTCGGCATCCACGCGGTCGAGAACATCCCTGGGTACGCGCCGCAGCCCTTCTCCGACTACGACGTCTTCCGGGATCACGGCGTCCCGTTCCTCTTCCTCTCCAGCGGCCGCACGCCTCGGTACCACCGCGCCTCGGACCTCCCGGACACGCTTTTCTACGACCGTATGGCGCGCACCTCGCGCTGGATCGCCTCCCTCGTCGCCGCGCTCGACGCCGCGCCGCCTGCGCTCTCCTTCGACCCGCGCGGCGAGGACCTCGCGGCCGATCGCGACACGCTCCGGTTCGCCTTCGACGCGGCGGCCAAGCCCTGGAGTTCGATCCCTGGCACGAGCCCGATCACCGCGGCGCGGATCCTCGGGGATCGCAGCCGCCTCGAAGCCATGGCCGAGCCGGGCCACGTGTGGACCTCCGAGGACGCCCGGGCGATCGAGCGCGCGAGCTTCCGCCTCCAGTGCCTGCTTTATCGCTACCCGGTCTGCTTCACGCTTTGA